From a region of the Malania oleifera isolate guangnan ecotype guangnan chromosome 12, ASM2987363v1, whole genome shotgun sequence genome:
- the LOC131145060 gene encoding nucleobase-ascorbate transporter 6-like, with the protein MAGGGGGGAAPPPKQEELVPHLVRDQLPNVSYCITSPPPWPEAILLGFQHYIVMLGTTVLIPTLLVPQMGGNNEDKAKMIQTLLFVAGLNTLFQTLFGTRLPAVIGGSFTFMPATISIVLAGRYSSIVDPQEKFVRIMRGIQGALIVASTIQIVLGFSGLWRNVARFMSPLSAVPLVALTGFGLYELGFPLLAKCMEIGLPQIIIIVIFSQYIPHVMGSDKHVFDRFAVLFSVVIVWIYAHLLTVGGAYRHAADQTQRSCRTDRAGIIGGAPWIRVPYPFQWGAPTFDAGEAFAMMATAFVSLVESTGGFIAVSRYASATPLPPSILSRGVGWQGIAILFSGIFGTGNGSSVSVENAGLLALTRVGSRRVVQISAGFMIFFSVLGKFGAVFASIPAPIVAALYCLFFAYVGSAGLSFLQFCNLNSFRTMFILGFSVFMGLSIPQYFNEYTASKGYGPVHTSQRWFNDMINVPFSSEPFIAGLLAMFLDVTLYRKDNTIRKDRGTHWWDRFQSFKTDTRSEEFYSLPFNLNKFFPSV; encoded by the exons ATGGCAGGTGGTGGAGGTGGAGGTGCCGCGCCGCCCCCGAAACAGGAAGAGCTGGTGCCACATCTCGTCAGGGATCAGCTTCCTAATGTCTCTTACTGCATTACAAGCCCTCCCCCCTGGC CTGAGGCCATCCTGCTTGGCTTTCAGCATTACATAGTGATGCTTGGCACGACAGTTCTCATTCCCACTCTTCTAGTTCCCCAAATGGGAGGAAACAAC GAGGACAAAGCAAAAATGATTCAGACATTACTATTCGTTGCTGGGTTGAACACATTATTTCAAACACTTTTTGGGACTCGATTACCCGCTGTGATTGGAGGATCTTTTACCTTTATGCCGGCAACCATTTCAATTGTCTTAGCTGGACGATACAGCAGCATTGTGGATCCTCAGGAG AAATTTGTGAGGATAATGCGAGGAATCCAGGGTGCCCTTATTGTAGCTTCGACCATTCAAATTGTCCTTGGGTTCAGTGGCCTTTGGCGTAATGTAGCAAG GTTTATGAGTCCACTTTCTGCTGTTCCTTTGGTTGCTCTGACAGGTTTTGGGCTATATGAGTTAGGATTTCCTctg CTGGCAAAATGCATGGAGATTGGATTGCCACAGATCATCATTATCGTGATCTTTTCTCAA tatATACCTCATGTAATGGGCTCAGATAAACATGTATTTGATCGCTTTGCTGTTCTATTTTCTGTGGTGATTGTGTGGATTTATGCTCACCTACTCACAGTGGGTGGAGCCTATAGACATGCAGCAGATCAAACTCAAAGAAGCTGCCGAACTGATCGTGCTGGAATAATAGGTGGTGCTCCCTG GATAAGAGTTCCATATCCATTTCAATGGGGCGCTCCTACATTTGATGCTGGTGAAGCTTTTGCAATGATGGCTACTGCATTTGTTTCTCTTGTAGAG TCTACTGGTGGTTTCATTGCTGTGTCAAGATATGCAAGTGCAACTCCTTTACCACCTTCTATCCTCAGCCGCGGTGTTGGCTGGCAG GGAATTGCCATTTTGTTCTCTGGGATATTTGGAACTGGAAATGGATCATCAGTTTCTGT TGAAAATGCTGGATTGTTGGCATTGACACGTGTTGGCAGCCGAAGGGTTGTGCAGATTTCAGCTGGGTTCATGATTTTCTTTTCTGTACTTG GGAAATTTGGAGCTGTCTTTGCTTCTATTCCAGCACCAATCGTCGCAGCTTTGTATTGCCTTTTCTTTGCTTATGTCG GTTCTGCAGGACTAAGCTTCCTTCAGTTTTGCAATTTAAACAGCTTCAGGACAATGTTTATACTAGGTTTCTCTGTTTTCATGGGCTTATCAATACCTCAGTATTTCAATGAGTACACAGCCAGTAAGGGCTATGGTCCTGTCCACACCAGTCAAAGATGG TTCAACGATATGATCAACGTGCCTTTCTCATCAGAGCCATTCATTGCTGGATTGTTGGCAATGTTCCTCGATGTCACACTGTACCGGAAAGACAACACAATTAGAAAGGATCGCGGCACACACTGGTGGGACAGGTTCCAGTCATTCAAGACTGATACAAGGAGTGAAGAATTTTATTCCCTGCCTTTTAATCTCAACAAGTTCTTCCCATCAGTTTGA